The genomic window TTCGCCGCCAGTGCACGGGCTATTTCCAGGCGCCGTTGCAGACCGAAAGGCAGAAAGCGGGCTGCCTCATTGGCATATTGTGAGAGCCCGACAAACTCCAGCAGACCGATTGCAGTCTTCCGGCACGCGTCCTCTTCACGCCGCATGCGAGGCGTCCGTAGCAACGCATGCACAAGGCCATAGGACAGACGCTGGTCGTATCCGGTCATGACGTTTTCGAGCACGCTCATGTCACCGAACAATTCAGTATTCTGAAATGTTCGCGCGAGGCCTAGGCGCGCAATCTCTCGCGACCGCCGCCCCGTCAGCTCAACGCCGTCGAGTTCACACCGCCCTTCATCGGGCCGATAGAATCCGGAAATGGTGTTGACGAACGTAGACTTGCCCGCGCCGTTCGGACCGATCAGCGCGTGGACCTCACCACCCTTCACTCGCAGCGACGCATCTGACAGCGCCGTCAGACCGCCGAAGCGAACGGTGAGCCCGCTGGCGATAAGCTCGGCTGCGAGATCCCGCTTTTCATGACGCAGTGAAGTCTCGGCCGGCACACCTTCAGAAGTATCCGGCACACGTTCAGCGGGACGGACACGGTCGAACACCAGACGCAGTGTGCCTATAATGCCGCGGGGCAGCACAAACATTACCAGCAAGAGCAAAGCGCCATAGGCAAACTTCTGCCAGAGCTGGAACTGCTGCAGGTATTCCGGCAAATACGTGAGGATATAGGCGCCGATCACCGGGCCGAAGGTCGATCCTGCGCCGCCGAGGATCACCATGAGCAGGAAGCGCACGCTGTCTGAGAAAGTGAAAATATCCGGCGAAATGTACGAGTTCAGGAACGCATAAAACGCGCCCGCAATGCCCGCCGTCACCGACGAGATCACAAACGCCAGTGTCCGCAAGCCGGCTGGATTGATACCGAGCGCCCGTGCAGCCGTCTCGCTTTGCGACACAGCCACCATGGTGCGGCCATAACGGGAAATCTTGAGGTTATGAATAAGCAGCGTGAAGACGAATAGCGTGCCTGCAAGAACGCCATAGAAAGCGAATCCCGACAATCTGATGCCAAAGACATTTGGGCGAGGAATCGAGCTCAGACCCGTGGTGCCGCCGGTCAGCGATTGCCATTCGATCGCAACATTCTCGACGATGATGCCGAAGGCGATCGTGACCACTGCAAGGTAGACACCCCGGACACGCACCGTCGGATAGGCAAGCAATACGCCGAACGCACCTGAAACGATTGCGGCGCCGATGCTGGAGGCAACGATATCGAAGCCAAGACGGGTTGCGAGAATAGCGCCTGTGTATGAGCCCAGCGCGAATAGCCCCGCCTGCCCTAATGACACCAGCCCCGTCAGACCAACGAGTACATTCAACCCGATTGCGATCACGCCATAGATCAGGAACAGCATGAACAGCCGCAACTCGTACTCGTTGTCCGCCATCAGCGGAACGGCGACCAGAATGATCGCAAAAACAAGAAAGCCAAGCGGAACGAGGTATCTCATACCTTGAGGACCTCCCGCTTACTGAACAAGCCTTGAGGAAAGATCAGCAATACAAGGATCATAATGCCGAAGCCGATGATCTCGCGCGCGGCCGTGGAAATGTAGCCTTCGACGAACTTCTCCATGATGCCGAAACCGAGGCCGGCAATGACAACGCCCGGCGCACTGGTGATGCCGCCGATGATCGCGACCGCAAATCCTTTCAGTCCAAGGATCGCGCCCATGCTTGCGGATGCCTGAATGACCGGAGCCACCAGCACGCCGGCCGCGGCACCAAATAGCGATGCGAGACCGAACGAGAGCGCGACGATGCGATTAACATTGATGCCCATCAGAGCGGCGGCGCGCTTGTCATGGGCGACTGCCTGCATCGCGCGCCCGACCAGCGTGTGGCGATGCATCAGCTTCAGTCCCACCATCACCAGCACAGCTACGACCGGAATAACGAGTTCCTGCGGATAAATACCCGCACCAGCGATGTGCACGGCGTTCTTCACGCCGGGCGAAGGCAAGGGCCGGGAGAAGCCGCCAAACTGCAGCGTTGCCAGCGCTTCGATCATCACTCCAACGGCAATGGTTGTCAGCATCCAGCCGACTGAAGTTGCGGTTGCGGCAAATGGGCGAACCGCAAATCGCTCCAGAAGCACTCCGAAAATACCTCCGGCGATCACTGCTAGCAGGCAAGCGAGAGGTAACGGTATTCCCGCATCCACACCCAGTACCGCGAGAACGGCGCCGAGCATCAGCGTATCGCCATGCGCAAAGTTCACGGCTTTCGCCGCAGACCACATGATATGAAATCCAAGCGCGACGAGCGCGTAGATGCCGCCAATGGCGAGGCCGGACAAAATGTATTGGATCGTCGTGGTCACGAAAGTCCCGATTTCTGGAGATCAAAATTCAGTAAGATCGCGATTGCGCATCCGACACCCGCCCCTCGCATATGCGGGAGATCCGTGATCGAGGAGGCAACGCCTCCGCAGGCGTTGCGCTCCGGGTCAGACATCTCCGGCTATGTTGAGCAGGGCTCCGTAGCGGTCAGTGGATTTTGCCGTAGGTGGTCTGTTCGATCGGGAGAAGCTTGCCGTCGACCCAAGCTGTGAGTTTGTAGTATTTCGGCAGGATTGCATCCTGACGCTCCGGATCTGACGCGTCGAATGCCGGCTTATAATTCGCCACGAGGCCATCGTAGTCTACAGTGTAAAGCGCCTCACGAACCTTCTTCCAATCATAGGCGCCGGCTTTTTCGATCGCCTTGGCTATGATGTAGACCGCGTCATATGCGTTGGCGACACCTGATCCCATCTTGATGTCCGAGGGATCCTTCAGTCCGTACTTTGCCTTGATCTTATCCCACAGCGCCTGCTTCTTCGGATCCATAGCGCCCATGAACGTGTAGGTCTGTATCACCTGCACGCCGTTCGCGAGCGGACCTGCGAGTTCGCCGAGATTACCAGCGATGCCCCATGCGCCGATAATCGTCGGCTTCCAGCCAACCTTGTCCATCGAACGAACAATCTGGTTGCCCTCACGGTCCAGCGCCCACAGCAGCACAAGATCGGCGCCAGCATCCCTCGCCCGGATCACCTGCGGCGTCATGTCTTGATCGCCCCAATTGAAGGTTTCCGCGGCCACCAGCTCCTTACCGGCCTTGGCCATTGCATCCTTCACA from Nitrobacteraceae bacterium AZCC 1564 includes these protein-coding regions:
- a CDS encoding branched-chain amino acid transport system substrate-binding protein (product_source=KO:K01999; cath_funfam=3.40.50.2300; cleavage_site_network=SignalP-noTM; cog=COG0683; ko=KO:K01999; pfam=PF13458; superfamily=53822) yields the protein MFLQSKFRSGIVAGAAMLGLCSTAAFAQQMPCIGNSAAITGPAAFGGQAIKMGAEIAIDEINAKGGVLGKPLKFVQYDDAGAPPRGVDNTRRVALSDKCVAILGGYHSTVAVAQAEPVNEIGIPYVGVLAANTKAVENGHNPNFMFRVSAKDKWVARFLVEQALKASKTGKVAFFYENTGWGNGAVPDVKDAMAKAGKELVAAETFNWGDQDMTPQVIRARDAGADLVLLWALDREGNQIVRSMDKVGWKPTIIGAWGIAGNLGELAGPLANGVQVIQTYTFMGAMDPKKQALWDKIKAKYGLKDPSDIKMGSGVANAYDAVYIIAKAIEKAGAYDWKKVREALYTVDYDGLVANYKPAFDASDPERQDAILPKYYKLTAWVDGKLLPIEQTTYGKIH
- a CDS encoding branched-chain amino acid transport system permease protein (product_source=KO:K01997; cog=COG0559; ko=KO:K01997; pfam=PF02653; transmembrane_helix_parts=Inside_1_6,TMhelix_7_29,Outside_30_55,TMhelix_56_78,Inside_79_89,TMhelix_90_112,Outside_113_131,TMhelix_132_154,Inside_155_188,TMhelix_189_211,Outside_212_225,TMhelix_226_248,Inside_249_260,TMhelix_261_283,Outside_284_291), encoding MTTTIQYILSGLAIGGIYALVALGFHIMWSAAKAVNFAHGDTLMLGAVLAVLGVDAGIPLPLACLLAVIAGGIFGVLLERFAVRPFAATATSVGWMLTTIAVGVMIEALATLQFGGFSRPLPSPGVKNAVHIAGAGIYPQELVIPVVAVLVMVGLKLMHRHTLVGRAMQAVAHDKRAAALMGINVNRIVALSFGLASLFGAAAGVLVAPVIQASASMGAILGLKGFAVAIIGGITSAPGVVIAGLGFGIMEKFVEGYISTAAREIIGFGIMILVLLIFPQGLFSKREVLKV
- a CDS encoding ABC-type branched-subunit amino acid transport system ATPase component/ABC-type branched-subunit amino acid transport system permease subunit (product_source=COG0411/COG4177; cath_funfam=3.40.50.300; cog=COG0411,COG4177; pfam=PF00005,PF02653,PF12399; smart=SM00382; superfamily=52540; transmembrane_helix_parts=Outside_1_3,TMhelix_4_23,Inside_24_34,TMhelix_35_57,Outside_58_76,TMhelix_77_99,Inside_100_107,TMhelix_108_130,Outside_131_149,TMhelix_150_172,Inside_173_203,TMhelix_204_226,Outside_227_245,TMhelix_246_268,Inside_269_280,TMhelix_281_300,Outside_301_598); its protein translation is MRYLVPLGFLVFAIILVAVPLMADNEYELRLFMLFLIYGVIAIGLNVLVGLTGLVSLGQAGLFALGSYTGAILATRLGFDIVASSIGAAIVSGAFGVLLAYPTVRVRGVYLAVVTIAFGIIVENVAIEWQSLTGGTTGLSSIPRPNVFGIRLSGFAFYGVLAGTLFVFTLLIHNLKISRYGRTMVAVSQSETAARALGINPAGLRTLAFVISSVTAGIAGAFYAFLNSYISPDIFTFSDSVRFLLMVILGGAGSTFGPVIGAYILTYLPEYLQQFQLWQKFAYGALLLLVMFVLPRGIIGTLRLVFDRVRPAERVPDTSEGVPAETSLRHEKRDLAAELIASGLTVRFGGLTALSDASLRVKGGEVHALIGPNGAGKSTFVNTISGFYRPDEGRCELDGVELTGRRSREIARLGLARTFQNTELFGDMSVLENVMTGYDQRLSYGLVHALLRTPRMRREEDACRKTAIGLLEFVGLSQYANEAARFLPFGLQRRLEIARALAANPRLLLLDEPAAGLTTQEIDDLEVMIRKIAAHGISVLLIEHHVDLIMALADTVTVLDYGQVIASDTPSAIQDDPRVIEAYFGTSPGDVALAEARA